A DNA window from Macadamia integrifolia cultivar HAES 741 chromosome 4, SCU_Mint_v3, whole genome shotgun sequence contains the following coding sequences:
- the LOC122076906 gene encoding cadmium/zinc-transporting ATPase HMA2-like isoform X2 produces MTSLLNMAPQQAILADTGLIVDAKDVKVNTIVAVKAGEVIPIDGIVVEGMCEVDEKSLTGESCPVSKQKDANVWAGTINLNGYITVRTTALAEDCVVAKMAMLVEEAQNNKSKTQRLIDDCTKYYTPVVVLVALSLAVIPAALKLHNLNRWFHLALVVLVSACPCALILSTPVATFCTLTKAAANGVLIKGGDYLEILAQIKTMAFDKTGTITRGEFVVTDFRTISQDVCLNTLLYWVSSIESKSSHPMAAALVDYGQSNSIQPKPENVTEFENFPGEGVYGQIDGKIIFIGNKKIASRAGCETALVEGSDTKGGATVGYIYLGVNLIGIFSLSDTCRSGVVDAIIELKKMSIKTVMLTGDSNAAAIHAQEQLGHAIEVVHAELLPEDKARIIKNLKEKLPTAMIGDGINDAPALATADIGISMGISGSALATETGHVTLMSNDIRKIPQAIKLGRESRRKVIENVILSITTKVAVIALACSGHPLLWAAVLVDVGTCLVVILNSMLLLRGSSTTKSRSATSHAHKHKSGGGCGHHKNVTEQCGTHSESYAHEHKSGGGCGHHKSVTEPCSAHSHSASHAHEHKSGGGCGHHKRVTEPSKTHSASLAHEHKSGGGCGNHKRVAVPCNTHSASHAHEHKSGGSCGNHKSVTESCTLSAPTHEQCCSHEVPHCENSACDPPTCSESDHSISITCHSSDHNDAPESNFEVGEVETGGTGNGLMSRSKGQCSERRIGHRESSLIESDACMSLEKREIGGCCRSFRKECEGKHGCLGAKLGGLSEIIISE; encoded by the exons ATGACCTCTTTGTTGAACATGGCCCCTCAGCAAGCCATCCTAGCCGATACTGGACTTATCGTTGATGCCAAAGATGTGAAGGTGAACACAATCGTCGCCGTCAAGGCCGGGGAAGTAATTCCTATTGATGGAATTGTTGTAGAAGGGATGTGTGAAGTGGATGAGAAGTCATTAACAGGTGAATCCTGTCCTGTTTCAAAGCAGAAAGACGCTAATGTTTGGGCTGGCACAATAAACCTAAATG GTTACATTACTGTGAGAACCACAGCATTAGCTGAAGATTGTGTGGTAGCTAAGATGGCAATGCTAGTAGAAGAGGCCCAAAACAACAAATCCAAAACACAAAGACTCATAGATGATTGCACCAAGTACTACACCCCAG TTGTAGTGTTAGTAGCGCTCAGTCTCGCAGTGATTCCAGCTGCATTAAAACTACATAACCTAAATCGCTGGTTTCATTTAGCATTGGTGGTTCTGGTAAGTGCATGTCCTTGTGCACTTATCCTCTCTACACCAGTCGCGACTTTCTGTACACTTACAAAGGCAGCAGCAAATGGAGTTCTAATCAAGGGAGGTGATTATCTTGAGATTCTGGCTCAAATTAAGACCATGGCTTTCGATAAGACGGGGACGATTACAAGAGGAGAATTCGTGGTAACAGATTTCCGAACCATCTCTCAGGATGTTTGCCTGAACACATTGCTTTACTG ggtTTCAAGCATTGAGAGTAAATCGAGTCACCCAATGGCAGCTGCTCTTGTCGACTATGGACAGTCTAATTCCATTCAACCAAAACCAGAGAATGTTacagaatttgaaaattttccaggGGAAGGGGTATATGGACAAATTGATgggaaaattatttttattgggaacaaaaaaattgCAAGCAGAGCAGGTTGTGAGACAG CTCTAGTAGAAGGAAGTGATACCAAGGGAGGAGCAACAGTTGGATATATTTACTTGGGAGTGAATTTGATTGGGATTTTCAGCCTTTCTGATACCTGTAGATCTGGGGTTGTTGATGCCATTATTGAGTTGAAAAAAATGAGCATTAAAACCGTAATGCTTACAGGAGATAGCAATGCTGCAGCCATTCATGCACAAGAGCAG TTAGGGCATGCCATAGAGGTAGTTCATGCAGAACTCCTACCAGAAGACAAGGCAAGAATCATCAAAAACTTGAAGGAGAAACTACCAACCGCAATGATCGGTGATGGCATCAACGATGCCCCAGCATTGGCTACAGCTGACATAGGCATCTCCATGGGCATCTCTGGCTCTGCACTTGCAACAGAGACAGGACATGTAACCCTTATGTCCAATGACATTAGGAAAATACCCCAAGCTATCAAGCTTGGAAGAGAGAGCCGCCGAAAGGTAATCGAAAATGTCATATTATCCATCACCACCAAGGTTGCTGTTATTGCACTGGCCTGTTCTGGTCACCCTCTTCTATGGGCTGCAGTTCTGGTTGATGTGGGCACATGCTTAGTTGTTATTCTAAATAGTATGCTTCTTCTAAGAGGGAGTAGCACTACAAAATCACGCTCTGCTACATCTCATGCCCATAAACACAAATCAGGAGGTGGCTGTGGGCACCACAAAAATGTGACTGAACAATGCGGTACTCACTCAGAATCTTATGCTCATGAACACAAATCAGGAGGTGGTTGTGGGCACCACAAAAGTGTCACTGAACCATGCAGTGCTCACTCACACTCTGCATCTCATGCCCATGAACACAAATCAGGAGGTGGTTGTGGGCACCACAAGAGAGTCACCGAACCAAGCAAAACTCACTCAGCTTCTCTTGCCCATGAACACAAATCAGGAGGTGGTTGTGGGAACCACAAAAGAGTCGCCGTACCATGCAATACTCACTCAGCATCTCATGCCCATGAACACAAATCAGGAGGTAGCTGTGGGAACCACAAAAGTGTGACTGAATCATGTACTCTCTCAGCTCCTACCCATGAACAATGTTGCTCACATGAAGTACCACATTGTGAGAACTCTGCTTGTGATCCTCCTACTTGTTCTGAATCGGACCATTCCATTAGCATCACTTGCCACAGTAGTGACCACAAtgatgcaccagaatcaaacTTTGAAGTTGGAGAAGTCGAAACTGGAGGAACTGGAAATGGTCTTATGAGTCGCAGTAAAGGCCAATGCAGTGAGAGGAGGATAGGCCATCGTGAATCATCGTTAATTGAATCTGACGCTTGTATGAGtttagagaagagagagattggtgGGTGTTGCAGGAGTTTTAGGAAGGAATGTGAAGGAAAACATGGGTGTTTAGGTGCTAAATTAGGAGGATTATCTGAGATCATCATCAGTGAGTAG
- the LOC122076906 gene encoding putative inactive cadmium/zinc-transporting ATPase HMA3 isoform X1: protein MGSSGATRDVRKSYFDVLGLCCSSEVPLIEKILKQLDGIKEVSVIVPTRTVIVVHDNLLISQIQIVKALNQARLEANIRVYGEQTYKMRWPSPYTIGCGILLTVSFFKSFYHPLQWVAVAAVIVGLAPIGLRSIAAIRNLTLDINILILIAVGGSIALGDYLEAGSIVFLFTIAEWLESKASHKATAAMTSLLNMAPQQAILADTGLIVDAKDVKVNTIVAVKAGEVIPIDGIVVEGMCEVDEKSLTGESCPVSKQKDANVWAGTINLNGYITVRTTALAEDCVVAKMAMLVEEAQNNKSKTQRLIDDCTKYYTPVVVLVALSLAVIPAALKLHNLNRWFHLALVVLVSACPCALILSTPVATFCTLTKAAANGVLIKGGDYLEILAQIKTMAFDKTGTITRGEFVVTDFRTISQDVCLNTLLYWVSSIESKSSHPMAAALVDYGQSNSIQPKPENVTEFENFPGEGVYGQIDGKIIFIGNKKIASRAGCETALVEGSDTKGGATVGYIYLGVNLIGIFSLSDTCRSGVVDAIIELKKMSIKTVMLTGDSNAAAIHAQEQLGHAIEVVHAELLPEDKARIIKNLKEKLPTAMIGDGINDAPALATADIGISMGISGSALATETGHVTLMSNDIRKIPQAIKLGRESRRKVIENVILSITTKVAVIALACSGHPLLWAAVLVDVGTCLVVILNSMLLLRGSSTTKSRSATSHAHKHKSGGGCGHHKNVTEQCGTHSESYAHEHKSGGGCGHHKSVTEPCSAHSHSASHAHEHKSGGGCGHHKRVTEPSKTHSASLAHEHKSGGGCGNHKRVAVPCNTHSASHAHEHKSGGSCGNHKSVTESCTLSAPTHEQCCSHEVPHCENSACDPPTCSESDHSISITCHSSDHNDAPESNFEVGEVETGGTGNGLMSRSKGQCSERRIGHRESSLIESDACMSLEKREIGGCCRSFRKECEGKHGCLGAKLGGLSEIIISE from the exons ATGGGTAGCTCTGGTGCAACAAGAGATGTTAGGAAAAGCTACTTTGATGTGTTGGGTCTTTGTTGTTCTTCAGAAGTTCCTCTAATTGAGAAGATCTTGAAGCAATTAGATGGAATTAAGGAGGTCTCAGTGATTGTTCCAACAAGAACAGTTATTGTTGTTCATGATAACCTCCTTATCTCTCAAATTCAAATAG TTAAGGCACTGAATCAAGCCAGGCTAGAAGCAAATATTCGAGTTTATGGTGAACAAACATACAAGATGAGATGGCCAAGTCCCTATACAATTGGATGTGGAATTTTGCTCACAGTTTCCTTCTTTAAATCATTTTATCATCCCCTTCAATGGGTTGCTGTCGCCGCGGTAATAGTTGGCCTCGCACCGATTGGATTGAGAAGCATAGCAGCGATTCGAAACCTCACACTTGACATTAACATTTTGATTCTAATTGCAG TTGGTGGATCTATTGCTTTAGGAGATTATTTGGAGGCAGGTTCTATTGTTTTCCTATTCACCATTGCAGAGTGGCTTGAATCAAAAGCAAGTCACAAg GCTACAGCAGCCATGACCTCTTTGTTGAACATGGCCCCTCAGCAAGCCATCCTAGCCGATACTGGACTTATCGTTGATGCCAAAGATGTGAAGGTGAACACAATCGTCGCCGTCAAGGCCGGGGAAGTAATTCCTATTGATGGAATTGTTGTAGAAGGGATGTGTGAAGTGGATGAGAAGTCATTAACAGGTGAATCCTGTCCTGTTTCAAAGCAGAAAGACGCTAATGTTTGGGCTGGCACAATAAACCTAAATG GTTACATTACTGTGAGAACCACAGCATTAGCTGAAGATTGTGTGGTAGCTAAGATGGCAATGCTAGTAGAAGAGGCCCAAAACAACAAATCCAAAACACAAAGACTCATAGATGATTGCACCAAGTACTACACCCCAG TTGTAGTGTTAGTAGCGCTCAGTCTCGCAGTGATTCCAGCTGCATTAAAACTACATAACCTAAATCGCTGGTTTCATTTAGCATTGGTGGTTCTGGTAAGTGCATGTCCTTGTGCACTTATCCTCTCTACACCAGTCGCGACTTTCTGTACACTTACAAAGGCAGCAGCAAATGGAGTTCTAATCAAGGGAGGTGATTATCTTGAGATTCTGGCTCAAATTAAGACCATGGCTTTCGATAAGACGGGGACGATTACAAGAGGAGAATTCGTGGTAACAGATTTCCGAACCATCTCTCAGGATGTTTGCCTGAACACATTGCTTTACTG ggtTTCAAGCATTGAGAGTAAATCGAGTCACCCAATGGCAGCTGCTCTTGTCGACTATGGACAGTCTAATTCCATTCAACCAAAACCAGAGAATGTTacagaatttgaaaattttccaggGGAAGGGGTATATGGACAAATTGATgggaaaattatttttattgggaacaaaaaaattgCAAGCAGAGCAGGTTGTGAGACAG CTCTAGTAGAAGGAAGTGATACCAAGGGAGGAGCAACAGTTGGATATATTTACTTGGGAGTGAATTTGATTGGGATTTTCAGCCTTTCTGATACCTGTAGATCTGGGGTTGTTGATGCCATTATTGAGTTGAAAAAAATGAGCATTAAAACCGTAATGCTTACAGGAGATAGCAATGCTGCAGCCATTCATGCACAAGAGCAG TTAGGGCATGCCATAGAGGTAGTTCATGCAGAACTCCTACCAGAAGACAAGGCAAGAATCATCAAAAACTTGAAGGAGAAACTACCAACCGCAATGATCGGTGATGGCATCAACGATGCCCCAGCATTGGCTACAGCTGACATAGGCATCTCCATGGGCATCTCTGGCTCTGCACTTGCAACAGAGACAGGACATGTAACCCTTATGTCCAATGACATTAGGAAAATACCCCAAGCTATCAAGCTTGGAAGAGAGAGCCGCCGAAAGGTAATCGAAAATGTCATATTATCCATCACCACCAAGGTTGCTGTTATTGCACTGGCCTGTTCTGGTCACCCTCTTCTATGGGCTGCAGTTCTGGTTGATGTGGGCACATGCTTAGTTGTTATTCTAAATAGTATGCTTCTTCTAAGAGGGAGTAGCACTACAAAATCACGCTCTGCTACATCTCATGCCCATAAACACAAATCAGGAGGTGGCTGTGGGCACCACAAAAATGTGACTGAACAATGCGGTACTCACTCAGAATCTTATGCTCATGAACACAAATCAGGAGGTGGTTGTGGGCACCACAAAAGTGTCACTGAACCATGCAGTGCTCACTCACACTCTGCATCTCATGCCCATGAACACAAATCAGGAGGTGGTTGTGGGCACCACAAGAGAGTCACCGAACCAAGCAAAACTCACTCAGCTTCTCTTGCCCATGAACACAAATCAGGAGGTGGTTGTGGGAACCACAAAAGAGTCGCCGTACCATGCAATACTCACTCAGCATCTCATGCCCATGAACACAAATCAGGAGGTAGCTGTGGGAACCACAAAAGTGTGACTGAATCATGTACTCTCTCAGCTCCTACCCATGAACAATGTTGCTCACATGAAGTACCACATTGTGAGAACTCTGCTTGTGATCCTCCTACTTGTTCTGAATCGGACCATTCCATTAGCATCACTTGCCACAGTAGTGACCACAAtgatgcaccagaatcaaacTTTGAAGTTGGAGAAGTCGAAACTGGAGGAACTGGAAATGGTCTTATGAGTCGCAGTAAAGGCCAATGCAGTGAGAGGAGGATAGGCCATCGTGAATCATCGTTAATTGAATCTGACGCTTGTATGAGtttagagaagagagagattggtgGGTGTTGCAGGAGTTTTAGGAAGGAATGTGAAGGAAAACATGGGTGTTTAGGTGCTAAATTAGGAGGATTATCTGAGATCATCATCAGTGAGTAG